The following proteins come from a genomic window of Vicinamibacterales bacterium:
- a CDS encoding aminotransferase class V-fold PLP-dependent enzyme — translation MTSADLLATALRHASRYLAEAPERHVGAQATREQLFRALGGPLPTSPTEPVTVIDQLAANADPGLVATIGPRYFGFVTGGAVPVTVAADWLASTWDQNACLYVLSPAAAVMEDIVAGWVLELLRLPSTASVGFVSGCHMANFTCLAAARHEVLRRAGWNVETQGLQRAPRVRVFVGGEVHVSAVGALRYLGFGSDELESVPVDGQGRMRADALRQQLADVTGPAIVCAQAGNVSTGASDPIAEIVTAAHGRGAWVHVDGAFGLWAAAVPELRAQVDGIATADSWATDAHKWLNVPYDSGLAIVADAAPHRAAMSMKASYLQRGTDEERIGMDWVPESSRRSRVIPLYALFRALGQDGIVALVRRNCALARRMAARLSAAPGVTILNEVVLNQVLVRFAGNGAGADDTTRDVIARIQAEGTCWAGGAFWQGRQAMRIAVSNWSTTEADIDRSADAMLACYRSIVS, via the coding sequence ATGACCAGCGCAGACCTGCTCGCCACCGCCCTCCGTCACGCCTCGCGTTACCTCGCTGAAGCGCCGGAACGCCATGTCGGCGCGCAAGCCACCCGCGAACAGTTGTTTCGTGCGCTCGGTGGTCCGCTGCCCACCAGTCCTACCGAGCCGGTCACCGTGATCGACCAGCTGGCCGCGAATGCCGATCCCGGCCTGGTCGCCACCATCGGACCTCGCTACTTCGGTTTCGTCACCGGCGGCGCGGTGCCCGTGACGGTGGCCGCGGATTGGCTCGCGAGCACGTGGGATCAGAACGCCTGTCTCTACGTCCTCTCGCCCGCGGCCGCGGTGATGGAAGACATCGTGGCGGGATGGGTCCTCGAGCTGCTCCGCCTGCCGTCCACCGCCAGCGTCGGGTTCGTATCCGGCTGCCACATGGCGAACTTCACGTGCCTCGCCGCCGCACGTCATGAAGTGCTGCGCCGGGCGGGCTGGAACGTGGAAACGCAAGGCCTGCAGCGCGCTCCGCGGGTGCGCGTGTTCGTGGGCGGCGAGGTGCACGTGTCGGCGGTCGGGGCGCTGCGCTACCTGGGTTTCGGCAGCGACGAACTGGAGTCGGTGCCCGTGGATGGCCAGGGCCGCATGCGCGCCGACGCGCTGCGCCAGCAGCTCGCCGACGTGACCGGCCCCGCGATCGTGTGCGCGCAGGCGGGCAACGTCAGCACCGGCGCCAGCGATCCCATCGCCGAGATCGTGACCGCGGCGCACGGGCGCGGCGCGTGGGTGCACGTGGACGGGGCGTTTGGGCTGTGGGCCGCCGCGGTTCCGGAACTGCGAGCGCAAGTTGACGGGATCGCGACCGCCGACTCGTGGGCCACCGACGCGCACAAGTGGTTGAACGTGCCATACGACTCCGGGCTTGCCATCGTGGCCGACGCCGCGCCGCATCGCGCGGCCATGAGCATGAAGGCGTCGTACCTGCAGCGCGGCACCGACGAAGAGCGCATCGGGATGGACTGGGTGCCCGAGTCGTCTCGACGCTCGCGCGTGATTCCGCTCTACGCGCTGTTCCGCGCCCTCGGCCAAGACGGCATTGTCGCGCTCGTGCGCCGGAACTGCGCGCTGGCGCGGCGGATGGCGGCGCGCTTGTCGGCCGCGCCCGGCGTCACCATTCTCAACGAGGTCGTGCTCAACCAGGTGCTGGTGCGGTTTGCGGGCAATGGCGCGGGCGCGGACGACACCACGCGCGACGTGATCGCGCGCATCCAGGCCGAGGGCACATGTTGGGCCGGCGGCGCGTTCTGGCAGGGCCGGCAGGCGATGCGCATCGCCGTATCGAACTGGTCCACCACGGAGGCCGACATCGATCGATCGGCCGACGCGATGCTGGCCTGTTACCGCTCTATCGTTTCTTGA
- a CDS encoding 3-isopropylmalate dehydrogenase translates to MRIAVIPGDGIGRDVTAEAVKVLQATGHAFGRRFDLVHLPWSADHYLKTGETLPANGYQMLRDDFQAILVGALGDPRVPNNQHARDILLGTRFELDLYVNYRPVRLLDDRLCPLKDRGRKDINFVVFRENTEGVYVSIGGRFKAGTPDEVAIQEEINTYKGVHRIIRHAFEYAKANGLTKVCMADKSNAMQQGHALWQRVFKEVAAEYPGITATHQYIDALAMFLVKDPGQYQVIVTNNLFGDIVTDIGGALQGGLGMAASGNIHPGKTSLFEPVHGSAPPLAGKNVANPVGAILSSALMLETLGAAEEAKAIERAVEAAIAQNQTTSDIGGPLGTREVGDWIAARIAK, encoded by the coding sequence GTGAGAATTGCAGTCATCCCCGGCGACGGCATCGGCAGGGACGTCACCGCCGAAGCGGTGAAGGTGTTGCAGGCCACCGGCCACGCGTTCGGGCGGCGGTTCGATCTCGTGCACCTGCCGTGGAGCGCGGATCACTACCTGAAGACGGGCGAGACGCTGCCGGCCAACGGCTACCAGATGCTCCGCGACGACTTTCAGGCGATCTTGGTCGGCGCGCTCGGTGATCCGCGCGTGCCCAACAACCAGCACGCGCGCGACATCCTGCTCGGCACCCGGTTCGAGCTCGACCTCTACGTGAACTACCGCCCGGTGCGGCTGCTCGACGATCGCCTCTGCCCGCTGAAGGATCGCGGGCGCAAGGACATCAACTTCGTCGTCTTCCGCGAGAACACCGAAGGCGTCTACGTCAGCATCGGCGGACGCTTCAAGGCCGGCACGCCGGATGAAGTGGCGATCCAGGAAGAGATCAACACCTACAAGGGCGTGCACCGCATCATCCGCCACGCGTTCGAGTACGCGAAGGCGAACGGCCTCACCAAGGTGTGCATGGCCGACAAGAGCAACGCCATGCAGCAGGGCCACGCCTTGTGGCAGCGGGTGTTCAAGGAAGTGGCGGCGGAATATCCGGGCATCACCGCCACGCACCAGTACATCGACGCGCTGGCGATGTTCCTCGTCAAGGATCCCGGCCAGTACCAGGTGATCGTCACCAACAACCTGTTCGGCGACATCGTCACTGACATCGGCGGCGCGTTGCAGGGCGGGCTCGGGATGGCGGCGTCGGGCAACATCCACCCCGGCAAGACCTCGTTGTTCGAGCCGGTGCACGGGTCCGCGCCCCCGCTGGCCGGGAAGAACGTGGCCAACCCGGTGGGCGCCATCCTGTCGTCGGCGCTCATGCTCGAGACGTTGGGAGCGGCGGAGGAAGCGAAGGCCATCGAACGCGCCGTGGAAGCGGCGATCGCGCAGAACCAAACCACCTCAGACATCGGCGGCCCGCTCGGCACGCGCGAAGTCGGCGACTGGATCGCCGCGAGAATTGCCAAGTGA
- a CDS encoding methyltransferase domain-containing protein yields the protein MNQAYVHGYHERENKRLRDQAGSLVDLLHCDTSYPAGSLVLEAGCGVGAQTITLAQRSPDAQFISVDRSAESLAAARRLIDGAGLTNVEFQQGDLFALPYPEVSFDHVFVCFVLEHLSQPVEALRALKKLLKPGGTMTVIEGDHDSAYFHPDSAAAREAIDCLVTLQARAGGNSLIGRQLYPLLTAAGLNNIRVTPRPVYVDGSRPDLIDGFTRKTFTAMIEGVREAAIAAGLISAERFDAGIRDLYRTAAPDGVFCYAFFKGVGAK from the coding sequence ATGAACCAAGCCTACGTTCACGGGTATCACGAGCGCGAGAACAAGCGGCTGCGCGACCAGGCCGGCTCGCTGGTGGATCTCCTGCATTGCGATACGTCCTATCCGGCCGGCAGTCTCGTCCTCGAAGCCGGATGTGGCGTCGGCGCGCAGACGATCACGCTGGCGCAGCGGAGCCCGGATGCGCAATTCATCTCGGTCGACCGCTCCGCGGAGTCGCTGGCTGCGGCCCGCCGCCTGATTGACGGTGCCGGCCTCACCAACGTCGAGTTTCAGCAGGGCGACCTCTTCGCGCTGCCCTATCCAGAGGTGTCGTTCGATCACGTGTTCGTCTGCTTTGTCCTCGAGCATCTTTCGCAACCCGTCGAGGCGTTGCGGGCTCTGAAGAAGCTGTTGAAGCCGGGCGGTACCATGACAGTGATAGAGGGCGATCACGACTCGGCTTATTTCCATCCCGACAGCGCCGCCGCTCGCGAGGCAATCGACTGCCTGGTGACGCTGCAGGCCCGGGCCGGCGGCAACAGCCTGATCGGCCGGCAGCTCTATCCCCTGCTGACCGCGGCGGGCTTGAACAACATTCGCGTCACGCCACGGCCGGTGTACGTCGACGGCAGCCGTCCCGACCTGATCGACGGCTTCACGCGCAAGACGTTCACGGCCATGATCGAGGGCGTTCGTGAGGCAGCAATTGCCGCGGGACTGATCTCAGCGGAGCGGTTCGACGCGGGGATTCGAGACCTCTATCGCACCGCGGCCCCGGACGGTGTGTTCTGCTACGCGTTCTTCAAGGGCGTGGGGGCCAAGTAG
- a CDS encoding TRAP transporter TatT component family protein: MYLVAGASGAALDAPAVQIPADDPDALYKDRENQAGARKATDIWTARLTANPQDFTSAYRLAQARYWLGTNGLPEPQRKGALEAGIAAARAAIAIDANRPEGHFWLAANMGALAESFGLRQGIKYRSQIRNALEKSLKLDPAFLQGSADRAIGRWYFKVPGLFGGSNRKSEEHLRKALTYNPRSVISHIFLADTLADMGRTDEARKEYQAAIDAPPDPDWIPEDRRFKEQAKQILQRLSRRGP, translated from the coding sequence TTGTATCTAGTCGCGGGTGCGTCAGGTGCCGCACTCGATGCACCTGCCGTCCAGATTCCCGCCGACGATCCCGACGCCCTCTACAAGGACCGGGAGAACCAGGCCGGCGCCCGGAAGGCCACCGACATCTGGACGGCTCGGCTGACAGCGAATCCGCAGGATTTCACCTCGGCGTATCGGCTGGCGCAGGCACGCTATTGGCTGGGGACCAACGGGTTACCCGAGCCGCAACGCAAGGGCGCGCTCGAGGCCGGCATCGCGGCCGCGCGCGCGGCGATTGCGATCGACGCCAACCGGCCGGAAGGCCACTTCTGGCTGGCGGCGAACATGGGCGCGCTCGCCGAGTCGTTCGGCCTGCGGCAGGGGATCAAATACCGCAGCCAGATCCGCAATGCACTCGAGAAGTCGCTGAAGCTCGACCCGGCGTTCCTGCAAGGGTCAGCGGACCGCGCCATTGGCCGCTGGTACTTCAAGGTGCCGGGCCTCTTCGGCGGCAGCAACCGGAAGTCCGAGGAGCACCTGCGGAAGGCACTCACCTACAACCCGCGGAGTGTCATCTCGCACATCTTCCTGGCCGACACGCTGGCGGATATGGGGCGGACAGACGAGGCGCGCAAGGAGTATCAGGCGGCGATCGATGCGCCACCCGACCCGGACTGGATTCCCGAGGACCGGCGGTTCAAAGAGCAGGCGAAGCAGATTCTGCAGCGACTCTCGCGCAGAGGCCCATGA
- a CDS encoding acetyl-CoA C-acyltransferase: protein MTSPPEPAGEVFILGAARTPIGRYGGAFRDVHAAELGAVASRVAIARAGIQADDVQEVLMGHGRPAGVGPNAARQVGHRTGVPHTAPAYTINKACAGGMQAVASGAQSILLGESEVVLAGGIENMSRTPYLIDAADARWGHKMGNFQFVDAMYRDGFQDPLSGLIMGETAEVLARQYGITRQESDAFALESQRKAEAAQRAGHFTREIAPVTVPSAKGPAEAGLHIDTDEHPRHGSTIEALRKLPLTFPTVEGHDGIITAGTASGITDGAAALVLSSAAFAESRGLTPLARIVGWASAGVDPRIMGIGPVPAIAKLRQRTGLGIDDFDLVEINEAFAAQVLAVLKDVPIPAEKLNVNGGAIALGHPIGCTGARIIVTLLHELMRRGQKRGLATLCVSGGMGMAIAIEIA from the coding sequence ATGACCTCACCGCCGGAACCGGCTGGGGAAGTATTTATTCTTGGGGCCGCCCGAACACCCATCGGGCGATACGGCGGGGCCTTCCGGGATGTCCACGCGGCGGAGCTCGGCGCCGTGGCCTCGCGCGTTGCGATCGCGCGCGCGGGCATTCAGGCTGACGATGTCCAGGAAGTCCTAATGGGGCACGGCCGCCCCGCGGGTGTCGGCCCCAACGCGGCTCGCCAGGTCGGGCACCGCACCGGTGTGCCGCACACGGCGCCGGCCTACACCATCAACAAGGCGTGCGCGGGCGGCATGCAGGCGGTGGCGTCGGGCGCGCAGAGCATCCTGCTCGGCGAATCGGAGGTGGTCCTGGCCGGCGGCATCGAGAACATGAGCCGCACGCCGTACCTGATCGACGCGGCGGACGCGCGCTGGGGCCACAAGATGGGCAACTTCCAGTTCGTCGACGCCATGTATCGCGACGGCTTCCAGGATCCGCTGTCGGGCCTCATCATGGGCGAGACCGCGGAAGTGCTGGCGCGCCAATACGGCATCACGCGCCAGGAGTCGGACGCATTTGCGCTGGAGAGCCAGCGCAAGGCGGAAGCGGCGCAAAGGGCCGGTCACTTCACGCGCGAGATCGCGCCGGTAACTGTGCCTTCGGCCAAGGGTCCGGCTGAAGCCGGACTCCACATCGATACCGACGAGCATCCCCGGCACGGCTCGACCATCGAGGCGTTACGCAAGTTACCGCTGACGTTTCCGACGGTGGAAGGCCACGACGGCATCATCACCGCGGGAACGGCGTCGGGCATCACCGACGGCGCCGCCGCGCTCGTACTGTCGTCGGCCGCCTTCGCGGAGTCGCGCGGCCTCACCCCGCTCGCGCGCATTGTCGGGTGGGCGAGTGCCGGCGTGGATCCGCGCATCATGGGCATTGGCCCGGTGCCGGCGATTGCGAAGCTGCGACAGCGCACCGGCCTCGGCATCGATGATTTCGATCTCGTTGAGATCAACGAGGCGTTCGCCGCGCAGGTCCTGGCGGTGCTGAAAGACGTGCCGATTCCGGCGGAGAAGCTGAACGTGAACGGCGGCGCGATTGCACTCGGCCATCCCATCGGCTGCACCGGCGCCCGGATCATCGTCACCCTGCTCCACGAGCTGATGCGCCGGGGACAGAAACGCGGCCTCGCCACGCTGTGCGTCAGCGGTGGTATGGGCATGGCGATCGCGATCGAGATTGCGTGA
- a CDS encoding acetyl-CoA C-acetyltransferase, producing MAKPVFIIGGARTPMTQHVGALKDLSAIELGAIASKGAFERTGTRPEWVDHVVFGNVQQSSVDAHYGARHVGLKAGVPIEVPALTVNRLCGSGIQAVLSGAQCIQLDEAGIVLAGGMESMSQVPHVIRGARSGFKLGQGKLEDWLWEGLSDPYAGCSMAVTAENCAAKYGITREDSDAYALRSQQLAHKAWSSGIMKDEVVPVEIKTRKGVTLVEQDDHMRPETTIEILAKLPAAFKKDGVVTAGNASGIVDGAAALVIAGEDAVKARGLTPLGRIVSWATVGVEPTMMGMGPAPAIRKALEKAGLSLGDLDLIEINEAFAAQYLACEKELGLDRDKVNVNGGAIAIGHPLGASGARLLLTLLHELRRRGKKYGVASACIGGGQGIAMIVEAL from the coding sequence ATGGCCAAACCAGTTTTCATCATCGGCGGCGCCCGCACGCCCATGACGCAGCATGTCGGCGCGCTCAAAGATCTGTCGGCCATCGAACTCGGCGCCATCGCGTCGAAGGGCGCGTTCGAACGCACCGGGACCAGGCCGGAGTGGGTTGACCACGTCGTCTTCGGCAACGTCCAGCAGAGCAGCGTGGACGCGCACTACGGCGCCCGCCACGTCGGCCTGAAGGCAGGCGTGCCCATCGAGGTGCCGGCACTGACCGTGAACCGCCTGTGCGGCTCCGGCATCCAGGCGGTGTTGAGCGGCGCCCAGTGCATTCAACTGGATGAGGCCGGCATCGTGCTGGCCGGCGGCATGGAGAGCATGAGCCAGGTGCCGCACGTCATCCGCGGCGCGCGCTCGGGCTTCAAGCTCGGTCAGGGCAAGCTCGAAGACTGGCTGTGGGAAGGCCTGAGCGATCCGTACGCCGGCTGCTCGATGGCGGTCACCGCCGAGAACTGCGCCGCCAAGTACGGCATCACCCGCGAAGACTCCGACGCCTACGCCCTGCGCAGCCAGCAGCTCGCGCACAAGGCGTGGTCCTCGGGGATCATGAAGGACGAAGTGGTGCCGGTCGAGATCAAGACCCGCAAGGGCGTGACCCTGGTCGAACAGGATGACCACATGCGTCCCGAGACGACCATCGAGATCCTGGCGAAGCTGCCGGCGGCGTTCAAGAAAGACGGCGTCGTCACCGCCGGTAACGCCAGCGGCATCGTCGATGGCGCGGCGGCGCTGGTGATCGCCGGCGAAGACGCGGTCAAGGCGCGCGGCCTGACGCCGCTCGGCCGCATCGTGTCGTGGGCCACCGTCGGCGTCGAACCGACCATGATGGGCATGGGCCCGGCGCCCGCCATCCGCAAGGCGCTTGAGAAAGCGGGGCTCTCGCTCGGCGACCTGGATCTGATCGAAATCAACGAAGCCTTCGCGGCGCAGTACCTCGCGTGCGAGAAGGAGCTCGGCCTCGATCGCGACAAGGTGAACGTGAACGGCGGCGCCATTGCGATTGGCCACCCGCTCGGCGCCAGCGGCGCGCGCCTGCTGCTGACGCTGCTGCACGAGCTGCGCCGGCGCGGCAAGAAATACGGGGTGGCGTCGGCCTGCATTGGCGGCGGCCAGGGCATTGCGATGATCGTGGAGGCACTCTAA
- a CDS encoding TonB-dependent receptor: MAFPVAAQVQTGSILVRVTDEQGAAVPGVAVTLTSPVLVAGTMSGVTDNGGVNRFPSLSPGIYSVKVELQGFRTMIRENVSVQVGATVPLDLSLSVATVAETVTVTGASPVVDTTSANTSVNLSEQLLQGTPGGRDIWSLVEYKVPSLLITRPDVGGTSGGLQGVFNARGTTSAQNSSYLNGINVGDPAAIGAAGFYYDFDAFDDIQVSTGAHDITVPTSGVFLNMVTKSGGEQWRGRVTGAWLGDSTQTQNIDDNLLRYGFRPETNAVDFVSDINVSGGGPLIARKLRMFASFRDWRVHVNVPAAFSTLVLDKTDITSGLVNFNYQLNDKNRLTGLYSRQYYKKPNRFLAGSNTLVKDSTSNEDDVFDIYQVLWNSVVTQKFFLDARVGLNKIFFPTYLNGNDQTLLDSATGIRTRNFTAGTERWRDRYQANATGQYYIDELLGGRHELKFGFDHAHSPVENRTSRFDDVDMTYSSATGLAQNVTLYATPFYTKTAVDVTALYAQDSMAYKRLTVTGGVRWERLNGYLPEQGSPASRFFPNLVREFAEKPDVVNWTTAGPRISAAFDVTGTGKTALKAAAGRYYYVIASGGGILDGVNPNANYQEQYSWSDLNGDRHFQPGEQVGTPVISRVDTTTISVDPDYRRPYTDEFTGGIDHELFPALRLSAVLTHRSERDPQATSNPANPYDTFLTTRTDTGRDGRAGTADDSTFQFYNRTSTAVNQTFFTNDRAFRQTYNGLEITATKRMSNRWQMLMGYTYSETRVKGVSVNVNPNALINAEGPVTGQIGDRPHQFKVTGTYVLPFYEIGVAGNLNMQSGAAITRQFTTAQTVGGNSTLNVEPLGSYRLERRTAADLRVFKTARFGDRSFEVSVDFNNVTNTNTPWDARTLSGTINLRQNGDPAGAINTVPQFGSPAQVYAPRNIRFNAALRF; this comes from the coding sequence GTGGCTTTTCCTGTTGCCGCCCAAGTCCAGACGGGATCGATCCTGGTTCGAGTGACCGATGAGCAGGGCGCCGCCGTTCCCGGCGTCGCGGTGACGCTGACCAGCCCCGTGCTGGTGGCTGGCACCATGAGCGGCGTGACGGACAACGGCGGTGTGAACCGCTTCCCGTCCCTCTCGCCTGGCATCTACTCGGTGAAGGTCGAGTTGCAGGGGTTCCGCACCATGATTCGCGAAAACGTGTCGGTGCAGGTCGGCGCCACGGTGCCGCTCGACCTGTCACTGAGCGTGGCGACGGTGGCCGAAACGGTGACCGTCACCGGCGCCTCGCCGGTCGTTGACACGACCAGCGCCAACACCAGCGTCAACCTGAGCGAGCAGCTGCTCCAGGGCACGCCCGGCGGCCGCGACATCTGGTCGTTGGTGGAATACAAGGTCCCCAGCCTGCTGATCACGCGGCCCGACGTCGGCGGCACCTCAGGCGGGCTGCAGGGCGTGTTCAACGCGCGCGGCACCACCAGCGCGCAGAACTCCAGCTATCTCAACGGCATCAACGTCGGCGACCCCGCGGCGATTGGCGCGGCCGGCTTCTACTACGACTTCGATGCGTTCGACGACATCCAGGTCTCGACCGGCGCGCATGACATCACCGTGCCGACCAGCGGCGTGTTCCTGAACATGGTGACCAAGAGCGGCGGCGAGCAGTGGCGCGGCCGCGTGACCGGCGCGTGGCTCGGCGATTCCACCCAGACGCAGAACATCGACGACAACCTGCTGCGCTACGGCTTCCGTCCGGAAACCAACGCGGTCGATTTCGTCTCCGACATCAACGTCAGCGGCGGCGGCCCGCTCATCGCCCGCAAGCTGCGCATGTTCGCCTCGTTCCGCGACTGGCGCGTGCACGTCAACGTGCCGGCGGCCTTCTCGACGCTGGTGCTCGACAAGACCGACATCACGTCAGGCCTGGTCAACTTCAACTATCAGCTGAACGACAAGAACCGGCTGACCGGCCTGTACTCGCGCCAGTACTACAAGAAGCCAAACCGCTTCCTGGCCGGCTCCAACACCCTCGTCAAGGACTCCACGAGCAACGAAGACGACGTCTTCGACATCTACCAGGTGCTGTGGAACTCGGTGGTGACGCAGAAGTTCTTCCTGGACGCGCGGGTCGGCCTCAACAAGATCTTCTTCCCGACCTACCTGAACGGCAACGACCAGACGCTGCTCGACTCGGCCACCGGCATCCGCACGCGGAACTTCACCGCCGGCACCGAGCGCTGGCGGGACCGCTACCAGGCGAACGCGACGGGTCAGTACTACATCGACGAGCTGCTCGGCGGACGGCACGAGCTGAAGTTCGGATTCGATCACGCCCATTCGCCGGTCGAGAACCGCACCAGCCGCTTCGACGACGTCGACATGACCTACAGCAGCGCCACCGGACTCGCCCAGAACGTCACGCTCTACGCGACGCCGTTCTATACCAAGACCGCCGTGGACGTGACGGCGCTCTACGCGCAGGACAGCATGGCCTACAAGCGCCTGACGGTGACCGGCGGCGTGCGCTGGGAGCGGCTGAACGGCTACCTGCCGGAACAGGGCAGCCCGGCCAGCCGGTTCTTTCCCAACCTGGTGCGGGAATTCGCTGAGAAGCCGGACGTCGTCAACTGGACCACCGCGGGTCCGCGCATCAGTGCCGCCTTCGACGTCACCGGCACCGGCAAGACCGCGCTCAAGGCCGCGGCCGGCCGCTACTACTACGTGATCGCCTCCGGCGGCGGCATCCTCGACGGCGTCAACCCCAACGCCAATTACCAGGAGCAGTACAGCTGGAGCGACCTCAATGGCGATCGCCACTTCCAACCCGGCGAGCAGGTGGGCACGCCCGTGATTTCGCGGGTGGACACGACGACGATCTCCGTCGATCCCGACTACCGGCGTCCCTACACTGACGAGTTCACCGGCGGCATCGACCACGAGCTCTTCCCTGCCTTGCGCCTGAGCGCGGTGCTCACCCACCGTAGCGAGCGCGACCCGCAGGCCACCTCGAACCCCGCCAACCCGTACGACACGTTCCTGACGACGCGCACGGACACCGGGCGTGACGGCAGGGCCGGGACGGCAGACGACTCGACGTTCCAGTTCTACAACCGCACCTCGACCGCGGTGAACCAGACGTTCTTCACCAACGACCGCGCCTTCCGCCAGACCTACAACGGCCTCGAGATCACCGCCACCAAGCGGATGTCGAACCGCTGGCAGATGCTGATGGGCTACACCTACTCGGAGACCCGGGTGAAGGGCGTGAGCGTCAACGTCAATCCCAACGCGTTGATCAACGCCGAGGGACCGGTGACCGGTCAGATTGGCGACCGGCCGCACCAGTTCAAGGTGACCGGCACCTACGTGCTGCCGTTCTACGAGATCGGCGTCGCCGGCAACCTCAACATGCAGAGCGGCGCGGCGATTACGCGGCAGTTCACCACGGCGCAGACGGTGGGCGGCAACTCGACCCTCAACGTCGAGCCGCTGGGCTCCTACCGGCTCGAACGCCGGACGGCCGCCGACCTGCGCGTCTTCAAGACCGCCCGCTTCGGCGACCGCTCGTTCGAGGTGTCGGTGGACTTCAACAACGTCACCAACACCAACACGCCCTGGGATGCGCGGACGCTGAGCGGCACCATCAACCTGCGGCAGAACGGCGACCCGGCCGGCGCGATCAACACCGTGCCGCAGTTCGGATCCCCGGCGCAGGTCTACGCCCCGCGGAACATCCGCTTCAACGCGGCGCTGCGCTTCTAG
- a CDS encoding 3-hydroxybutyryl-CoA dehydrogenase: MAIKTVGVLGCGLMGAGIAQISAAAGFKTFVLEVNDDVLKKGLGRIDKFLTGGIEKGKVTPEQKATVLANLTGTTKYADLKDCDLVIEAIIENVEIKKQAYAQVEAVVGRHCLIASNTSSLCITELAAATKRPDRVGGLHFFNPVPLMKLVEVIRALTTSQETHEALSAFAKAIGKEPISAPDRGGFIVNRLLVPYLLDAIRCLEDGIGTVEDIDNGMKLGCGYPMGPFTLLDFVGLDTTYYIANIMFEEFRETRFAPPPLLKRMVIAGHLGKKCGKGFYDYSAK; encoded by the coding sequence ATGGCCATCAAGACAGTGGGTGTGTTGGGTTGCGGGTTGATGGGCGCGGGCATCGCGCAGATCTCGGCGGCCGCCGGGTTCAAGACCTTCGTGCTCGAGGTCAACGACGACGTCCTCAAGAAGGGGCTCGGCCGCATCGACAAGTTCCTGACCGGCGGTATCGAAAAGGGCAAGGTGACGCCGGAGCAGAAGGCGACCGTGCTCGCCAACCTGACGGGGACGACCAAGTACGCGGACCTGAAGGATTGCGACCTCGTGATCGAGGCGATCATCGAGAACGTCGAAATCAAGAAGCAGGCCTACGCGCAGGTCGAGGCCGTGGTCGGCCGACACTGCCTGATCGCGTCGAACACCTCGTCGCTGTGCATCACCGAACTCGCCGCCGCCACCAAGCGGCCCGACCGGGTGGGCGGCCTGCACTTCTTCAATCCCGTGCCGCTGATGAAGCTGGTCGAGGTGATCCGCGCGCTGACCACCAGCCAGGAGACGCACGAGGCGCTGTCTGCGTTCGCGAAGGCCATCGGCAAGGAGCCGATCTCGGCGCCCGACCGCGGCGGCTTCATCGTTAACCGGCTGCTGGTGCCGTATCTGCTCGATGCGATCCGCTGTCTCGAAGACGGCATCGGCACCGTCGAAGACATCGATAACGGCATGAAGCTCGGCTGCGGCTATCCCATGGGCCCGTTCACGCTGCTCGACTTCGTCGGCCTCGACACGACGTATTACATCGCCAACATCATGTTCGAGGAGTTCCGCGAGACGCGATTCGCGCCGCCGCCGCTGCTGAAGCGGATGGTGATCGCCGGGCACCTCGGCAAGAAGTGCGGCAAGGGCTTCTACGATTATTCCGCGAAGTAA